The Solea solea chromosome 19, fSolSol10.1, whole genome shotgun sequence genome has a window encoding:
- the rabepk gene encoding rab9 effector protein with kelch motifs: MEFLPVLEPLDKPQRGIWYSLIPRGRAPGVSVGHTCTFTASGEGGKGGILIVGGANPSGSFSHSHIINLDTHEWDVPEWEGLEARYEHCSFVPESCPQSLWVFGGAQHSGNRNCIQKIQRTDSGHSLWKEVSVNGKPPGPRTYHTNSACLGDKLYVFSGGEAGAEPVSDQKLHVFDTVSMTWSQPQTHGRHPPARHGHIIVAVGSRVYFHGGMAGDKFHNDMYSLDTGSMKWEKVQAKGNIPSGVAAHSAVVLGKNIYIFGGMTADGACNSMYRFNTDKSRWVLMKFEADMPPNRLDHSMCVLPWKVHDENSPANSETIQLAFVYGGMDTQGVIYNDCIVTVVT; this comes from the exons GTACTCTTTGATACCAAGAGGACGTGCTCCAGGTGTTAGTGTGGGTCACACCTGCACCTTTACTGCATCTGGTGAAGGAGGAAAAGGGGGAATCCTTATCGTTGGAGGAGCAAACCCAAGTGGCAGTTTCTCACATTCACATATCATAAATCtag ATACTCACGAATGGGACGTTCCAGAATGGGAAGGTTTGGAGGCGCGGTACGAACACTGCAGCTTTGTGCCAGAGAGCTGCCCACAGAGCTTGTGGGTGTTTGGTGGGGCGCAGCACAGTGGCAATCGTAACtgcatccagaaaatacagcgAACAG ACAGTGGACATAGTCTCTGGAAGGAGGTATCAGTGAACGGAAAGCCCCCTGGTCCAAGGACATACCACACTAACTCCGCCTGCCTTGGGGATAAACTATATGTTTTTTCTGGAGGTGAAGCAGGAGCTGAACCCGTGTCAGACCAAAAACTTCATGTCTTTGATACAG tGTCTATGACCTGGTCCCAACCACAAACACATGGGAGACATCCACCAGCCAGACACGGCCACATTATTGTAGCAGTAGGTTCAAGGGTCTACTTTCATGGAGGCATGGCAGGAGATAAATTCCACAATGACATGTACTCCCTTGACACAG GGAGCATGAAGTGGGAGAAAGTGCAGGCCAAAGGAAACATCCCATCAGGAGTAGCAGCCCACTCCGCTGTGGTACTCGGAAAGAATATCTACATCTTTGGAGGGATGACTGCTGATGGAGCCTGCAATTCCATGTACAGATTCAACACAG ACAAAAGTAGATGGGTCCTAATGAAATTTGAAGCAGATATGCCACCCAACCGCCTAGACCACTCCATGTGTGTGTTGCCCTGGAAGGTGCATGATGAAAACAGCCCAGCTAACTCAGAGACAATACAACTGGCTTTTGTATATGGAGGGATGGACACCCAGGGTGTCATATACAATGACTGCATTGTGACTGTTGTGACTTAA